CAGAAATCCTGCTCCTCGATGAACCCGATGCCGGGCTCGACGCGGACGGTCAGGTAAAACTCGCAAACCTCCTCTTTGCCGCTGCAAAAGACCGAACTCACACCTCGTTCTCTTGCTCAACGCTGCGGCGTGTGCGGGCCTCGGGGTTCTTTGCGCAAGCCTCGCAAAATCGGTTCCGCAAGCCATGGTTATGGCATCTACTTTGATGTTCCTTCTCATGCTCTTTTCTGGAATCGTCTTCCCCATGCCGGACTATCAGGTTCTACAAATGTTGATTCCAAGGCATGCTGTGCTCGCCCTTGATTCCGACGCCACGAAACATCTCTCGTGGTCCGCGGGACTCTTCATAGCTTACACCCTGGGCGCTTGGGATACTCTTGGGTCGAAGTGGAAATCCAAGGTGAGTTCATGATTCGCACGTGGCTAAAAGCGGCTCGGCTCCCGTCCCAGTCTTACATCGCGTTGCCGCTCTTGCTCGGCCAAGTCCTCGCGTGGGCGGCTACTGACACCTGGTCGTGGACCGTTTTTGCGCTCGTCCAACTCTTTGGAATCACGGACCAACTCTATATCGTCTGGGCGAACGACTACGCAGACCGCGACACCGACGCCCAGAATAATACGTTCACAATCTTCTCGGGGGGCTCAAGGGTACTCGTTGACCAGAGCCTATCCCCAAAGACCCTGCTCCGCGCTGCACAAGCCATGGTGCTGCTTTCGGTCATCCTGCTTGCAACGCTGGCCTACCTTGTGAACCCGCTAATCTTCCCGATCGGAGTGACCGGTCTGATCCTGCTCTGGGCCTACAGCTTTAAGCCGCTAATGCTCTCGTATCGAGGCGGCGGCGAGCTCCTACAAACCCTCGGTGTCGGGCTCGTTCTGCCGCTTATCGGCTACATGGCTCAAGGCGGAGATTTATTTGGCTTCCCCTGGGACTACCTCGCGATTCTCCTTCCGCTAAACCTCGCCACGGCCATCGCCACGGCGCTACCTGACGTCCCCTCGGATTCGGCGTCCAATAAGCGCACGATCCCCGTGAAATTTGGTCTCGAAATGGCTATCTGGCTCATCGTTGGGCTCGTCATCGCCGCAAGCGCGCTCCACGTCTGGCTCCTCGGTGAAAGAACGTCCGTGACGGTGCCCATCGCCTGCGCTTTCATCATCTCCGCGGTCGCCTTTAAACAACCGAAACCCGGCGATTTCCAACTGAGTATCGTGGTCTTCTTCTCAATTCTCGCAAACCTCGGCTACGTCGGCACCTTGATCGCCTTCACATGGATCTAATCTCTACCTACCCGTTCCTGGTCCTTTGCCTCCTCCTCTGGGTGCCATCAGCGGCTCTCATCGCCTTGCGAAAGGATCTCAGACCCGTACAACTCAGAATCGGCCTGCTTTCGCTACCTTTCGCCACCACCGAGTGGATGTTCTATCCCGACTACTGGGCCCCAAAATTTCTCTTCGACCTCGTCGATATTATCGGATTCGGTATCGAAGATTTCCTCTTTGTTTCTGCCCTCGGTGTCTTCTCCTCGAGCGCATGGTTCGTGGCGACGGGCAAGAGCCTTGAGTCAAAAGCGAGCTCCATCAAACTCTTGACGAATCGTGCCAGCAAATTGCTCCTCGTCTGCGCCATCCTTGTGGCTCTTTGCTTGATTCTAGGAATCCCCATGATTTGGGCATCGCCCATAATCATGGCGGGCCTGACGGTCTTCATCGTCGTCAAACGCTGGGACCTCTTGCGACCCGCCTGGCAAGGCGGTGGCCTCGTTTGTGCCGTCTATACAGCAATCTGCCTCGTGCTCGCCGCACTCATTCCGGACGTGTTCGCCCTCAACTGGAATGTCGAAAAGTTTTCTGGAATCTCCATTTTGGGAATTCCACTCGAGGAGTATACGTACTCACTGACCGCTGGGGCACTCGCCACCATTTTCTACCCCTACGCGTGGTCATCTCCTGTGCTGAATAGGTAAGCACGTGTCGACTCTAGTCCTACTCGTCATCTGCATCAGTTTTGGCGCCCTGCTGCGCGCCAAGTACTCAGGTCATGCAAGCTTGAATACCTGGGCCCGAAACTGGGTCATCTGGATTGCTCTGCCAGCGATGATTCTTCGTGAATTGCCGCGAATGACCTTTGATATCAACGCACTCTGGCTCTTCTCCGTGGGTATCGCGGTATTCGTCGGTGCCATGGTTTCTATCGGCGTATTTGGGAAACTCAGGTCGTGGTCCAAGGCAGAGATTGCGGCCATGATTTTATGTGCGGGGCTCGGGAACACGAGCTTTGTGGGGCTCCCCGTGATGCGTCTCGTGTTTGGCGAGTCTGCGGTTGGCCCGGCGCTGGTTGTGGACCAGTCGAGCTTTGTGGCCCTAGCGTTGGGCGGCACCACCATCGCCGCGTGGGGCGCAGGCAAGACGCTTTCCGTGCGTCAAGCTGCCGAGCGTATCCTCCTCTTTCCGCCTACCGTCGCGGCCCTTTCATCACTCGCCCTCGCACATGTGGGACTGGCACCATTTGAGTCCTATCTGGACGACACACTCTACGCCATCGCCCAGACCTTGAGCCCAATCGCCCTCTTTGCTGTCGGCCTTCAATTCACAGGCTTTCGCTGGAACAAGCCCGAGCAACTCGCCGTGGGACTAACGTGGAAACTCGTCCTCGCACCCCTGGTTATTCTGGGCTTTGCCGCGTTGACTCAGACCCAAGACCCCATTCGCGCTATCGGCATCCTCCAGGCCGGCATGCCGCCGATGGTCACCGCGGCCATCGTCGCAGAATCCGAAGGCCTTGAGCCCGAACTCGCAAGCCAAATGGTAGTCACCGGCCTTCTCGCCGCCACACTCACGCTCACCGCCTTTTCGTTTCTTTAGCGAATACTCCACTTCTGGCCATCCCTTACTCCACAAAGCAAAATGTCCCCCAACCTCTGCACACCCCACAAACACTGGCTCAACTGCATCACCGCATAACATTCTGACCGGTCGGTCCTTTTTGGCACGCAGTCTGCAGAAGTCGCTCCCGCAACTATCGAAGGAGTGTCTCATGCAAGTTTCAAAAATGTTTTTCCTTATGGTCATCTGGCTCGCTGGTGGCTGCTCAACCTACCTCTATTCTCCCCCCGCGCGCGTATCCCCTCTCGAGTCCCCAGGTATCCTTGAAGAGGGAGCATCGTCCGCGGAGATACAAACCAGCGTGAATGGGGCAATCTTCGGGCCGGACCTTGTCAAAATTGGCGCCCAAGTCAGTCAAGGTATATCCGACGAAGTTGAAGTTGGTGGCGAGTTTAACATGATATCTCTTGGACGAGATGACCACGCGGAACACAACATCGCCGAGGATCACCACCCAAACATCTATACGGCACGTTTGAGCGCAAAGTGGTCACCCGAAGTTGTTGAAAACTACGTGGCTTTCACTGCAGGATTAGGTGGTGGCCTCAGCGCGGCTGGTGGATTCGTATCACCGGACGTCGGGGTAGTCATGGGATACAAGAACCCTTACGTAACCCCTTTTGTCTCGTCAGCTGTCTACGTGAGTCAACCCGTGAATCCAATCGCACTCGATATGCGCAAGCATGACGAGGTGGACCCGGATATCCGCCAACCCAAGTTTACACACGGCTATTCGGTAGCATCCGGCGCCACTCTCCATCTGAAGCAAGTTGATCTCACACCTGGGTTTTCCATCGATTTCCTCGACGATTCAAACCAAAGTACAGCGTTTATCGGACTTCACTTTGGATTTCGAGCAAACTTCGATTAGTGTCATCACTAACGCGTATGCAGGCGGAATGATGACGAGAATCGTAATGCTCTTTCTCTTGTTCAGTGGGAGCGGATGTAAGAAGGCCCACGAACCCTGCTCTAAAGAACTAGAAACACTACCGTTGCCGCTCACGATGCAGATCTCAAAGGATGAGAAATCGATTGGGTTGGTCGTCTTTGACGGTCATCAATCCAAGGTTACTCCGGCCGAGGGCGCGGATTCCAATCACCTCGATGACCTGCGGCGTATCATCGAGACAGTAAACACCACAAAATCTGTAGACTTTAGCTACAGCGAACGAGTGGATGATACTCATTTTTCATGTGGCGGCAGTGTTGAGTTGGGCTCTCCGACGTTTGCTGATGGGCTTCGGTGGCATCTCTATTCGACATATTTCGATGTAAAAGTCCTAAATTAACTGAGAAGAAATGATGACTAAATGGATTATTGCCAGCTCCGCACTACTCGTCTCAAGCTGCATGGAACAAACTTCCTGCGTAGCCCGAGGCACCTTAGTTCTCACGCCCGCCGGCCCCAGACCCATCGAGGAACTCGCCGTTGGAGACCCGATCTACTCGGTTTTTGAAGAGACTGGAGAACTCATTGAGACCCGCGTCACAGTGATTCAAACGGCTGAACGAGAGGTCGGGAGCATCCAAGTCGGCAGTACAGAACTTCGCCTTACCACCGACCACCCCGTCTATTGCCCGGTCGAAAAACTCTACGCACCGGCAGGCGATTGGCTCCTTGGAAAGAGGACATCACTACTAACCATTGAGCCCGAGTTTGGCGTTCAGGAAGTCACGGCGACCTCCAAGTTCTCAGGCGTAGACACGGTTTTCGACATCACCGTCGAGCACGAACTCCACAACTTTGTGGCCAACTCCATCGTGGTACACAACAAGTCGCTTTATATGCCATGGGACGCCGGCCCCGACGCATATATCGAGCCCGATCAATCTACCGAAGACATGAACGCGGCCGATATGTCCGACCCCTCAGATATGAGCCCCGACGCGGCTGACTTAGGCCCAACCGGCACACGAGGGACCTGCTCGGACGACGAGCCGTGTGACTCCGGAGAATGTATCTCATTTGGAACCGATGACCCGGCGACTGGCTGGCACACCTGCAAGCAGCCTCAGGAGGCTGCGCCTGGTTGCGGCACCATCGAAGACCCAGACCAATGCTGCCAACATACCGATTGCACTGAATCCGCGGGCGGCTCGTGCGTTCTCGGGCCCATTTTCTACTGCGGTGGTGCCCAACCCGAATTCGCGAACGTCTGCATCTACGACTCCTGTGGATCCAACGCAGATTGTTCGGAGTCCGAAGTATGTGTTCCAGCCGGAGTTTTCCGCGAGCCAGCCTCGAGATGCGTGGCCTCAACATGCGAGACCGACGCAGACTGCACGGCAGGCGCATCCCCCGAGTGCAACCCATTCTTCGACCCGTGCAATCGTCGATTCATTGGATTTCACTGCACGTACGAGTCCTCGGAATGCCGCTCAGACACTGACTGCGCCGCCAACAACTATTGCACACCCGGTGTGGACGGCCAGACCTCGTGCGAAGAATTCTTCCCGCCTCCCTGAATTTGGGGCAAGACACTTGACAATGCGTGCGAACGCACACAAGCTGCGCATCCGGAATCGAAGGAGCGCTAGAAAGTGTCTGAGCAGGCTAAAATACTGAGAGATCGAGTCCGAAGCTTGATCGTCACCCATGCTTCGCTAGACGACACGAGAAGACCGTGCGGAACGCCACTTTCGATGCCACACGCATGGACCCTGCTCGAACTGAAGAACGGTCCCCTGACCGTCAATCATCTCGCAGAAAGGCTCAATATTGACCGAACGAACGTGTCGCGTCTTTGCATAAAAATGGAAGATTTGGGCGAAATCAGGAGAATCCCAAACCCGGAGGACGGGCGTTCAAAAGTTCTTGAGCTCACTGAAAAGGGTTCTCGACTCGCCAATCAGGTGGACCGCTCTAGCGCGGAACACTTCTCGCGCGTCCTTGAAGCTTTGCCCAACCCCAACACCGTCTTGCACGCATTGGATCAGCTCATTGCGGCTTTCCAAGCCGAGGCCTCAGAGGAAAACCCATGAAGTATATCATTATTCTGGCCGCACTCTTGACCCTGGCATGTGACCATAAGCCTGAAGCACGGACCTCGCCTGCACCTAAGCCAGAGACTCAAGCCACAAAAGAGCCCGCCGCGCCACCAATGGATGAACGGTGTTCCGCCCTTCAGCAATTGGCTGAAATGGACCCGAGGACGCCAGTCCCGCTCCAACCCATGATGGCGTGGCACCAAAAACAAAACATGATGGAGCACTTAGAGGCCATTCAGGGCATCACCAAAGCCCTCGCTGAAGACGATTGGGAGGGTGTTCAAGCGTCGTCCAAACTCATTGAGTCGTCCCCTCAGATGGCCCAAATGTGTCAACACATGGGCGCTGGTGCCGAAGGCTTCACCGAACTCGCCCTGGAGTTTCACAAGCGCGCAGACAAGATTGGCGAAGCAGCCGAAACAAAGGACACAAAGGAGGTTTTGAGGGCTACCACGCATACACTCGAAGCATGTACCTCGTGCCATGCCGCCTACAAACAGGATATTGTGGACGCTGCTACCTGGACAAAGCTCACCGGTTCGGCACATCAACCGTCGATGCACCACGTTCACTAAGTATCCTCCACCGATTTTGGCGTGGGCAGCGGGCGTAGTTTGAACTTGAAGATGTCGCCCAAGAGTTGTCCGATTGCAGCAGCAAAAACAGAACTACCCAAAAAGGATACCAGCAACCCTATCCCCAGCCACATCTTCGCAACGCGGACAATCCGTTTGAGATTCAAAGAATTCCCGACATCGGTCACAGTACATAGAAGATTGCATTTACGCCCTTGATGGATAGACCCTAGATTTCGTCGAGCTGTCGTTCAACAACCCATCGGGAGACTGACGAAGATCGAAGCACCACAAGCATACCTGTACTCAACATACACAAGCCCCCCGTAATAAGCGTATATACCAACCCCTTGCCGGAGAGACTGCCTCCAACAATGAAGCCAAAGAGCGCCATCAGGAAGGTCAAGAAGATGGTCAAGAAGAGTCCGACAGAAAGGTCATTGTATCCACGCGTCTTTCCCCGCGCGATTTCCAACGCGGAAAAAGCTGTGACCGAACCTACGGTCAAGAGCGCAAAACCCATCCGAAAGTCACCGAGGGAAAGGGCCCAAATCCCTATCCCTAAGATAACGACGCCGAGCCCAATACTAAGGGAGGCAACGGTAAGAACAGACTTCGGTACCTTCATACTCCACCCCTGGGAAGTGGCCGTGGCTTGAAACCAAA
This Microvenator marinus DNA region includes the following protein-coding sequences:
- a CDS encoding ABC transporter permease, with translation MLNAAACAGLGVLCASLAKSVPQAMVMASTLMFLLMLFSGIVFPMPDYQVLQMLIPRHAVLALDSDATKHLSWSAGLFIAYTLGAWDTLGSKWKSKVSS
- a CDS encoding prenyltransferase; translated protein: MIRTWLKAARLPSQSYIALPLLLGQVLAWAATDTWSWTVFALVQLFGITDQLYIVWANDYADRDTDAQNNTFTIFSGGSRVLVDQSLSPKTLLRAAQAMVLLSVILLATLAYLVNPLIFPIGVTGLILLWAYSFKPLMLSYRGGGELLQTLGVGLVLPLIGYMAQGGDLFGFPWDYLAILLPLNLATAIATALPDVPSDSASNKRTIPVKFGLEMAIWLIVGLVIAASALHVWLLGERTSVTVPIACAFIISAVAFKQPKPGDFQLSIVVFFSILANLGYVGTLIAFTWI
- a CDS encoding lycopene cyclase domain-containing protein, whose product is MDLISTYPFLVLCLLLWVPSAALIALRKDLRPVQLRIGLLSLPFATTEWMFYPDYWAPKFLFDLVDIIGFGIEDFLFVSALGVFSSSAWFVATGKSLESKASSIKLLTNRASKLLLVCAILVALCLILGIPMIWASPIIMAGLTVFIVVKRWDLLRPAWQGGGLVCAVYTAICLVLAALIPDVFALNWNVEKFSGISILGIPLEEYTYSLTAGALATIFYPYAWSSPVLNR
- a CDS encoding AEC family transporter; translated protein: MSTLVLLVICISFGALLRAKYSGHASLNTWARNWVIWIALPAMILRELPRMTFDINALWLFSVGIAVFVGAMVSIGVFGKLRSWSKAEIAAMILCAGLGNTSFVGLPVMRLVFGESAVGPALVVDQSSFVALALGGTTIAAWGAGKTLSVRQAAERILLFPPTVAALSSLALAHVGLAPFESYLDDTLYAIAQTLSPIALFAVGLQFTGFRWNKPEQLAVGLTWKLVLAPLVILGFAALTQTQDPIRAIGILQAGMPPMVTAAIVAESEGLEPELASQMVVTGLLAATLTLTAFSFL
- a CDS encoding Hint domain-containing protein gives rise to the protein MMTKWIIASSALLVSSCMEQTSCVARGTLVLTPAGPRPIEELAVGDPIYSVFEETGELIETRVTVIQTAEREVGSIQVGSTELRLTTDHPVYCPVEKLYAPAGDWLLGKRTSLLTIEPEFGVQEVTATSKFSGVDTVFDITVEHELHNFVANSIVVHNKSLYMPWDAGPDAYIEPDQSTEDMNAADMSDPSDMSPDAADLGPTGTRGTCSDDEPCDSGECISFGTDDPATGWHTCKQPQEAAPGCGTIEDPDQCCQHTDCTESAGGSCVLGPIFYCGGAQPEFANVCIYDSCGSNADCSESEVCVPAGVFREPASRCVASTCETDADCTAGASPECNPFFDPCNRRFIGFHCTYESSECRSDTDCAANNYCTPGVDGQTSCEEFFPPP
- a CDS encoding MarR family winged helix-turn-helix transcriptional regulator, translated to MSEQAKILRDRVRSLIVTHASLDDTRRPCGTPLSMPHAWTLLELKNGPLTVNHLAERLNIDRTNVSRLCIKMEDLGEIRRIPNPEDGRSKVLELTEKGSRLANQVDRSSAEHFSRVLEALPNPNTVLHALDQLIAAFQAEASEENP
- a CDS encoding cytochrome c yields the protein MKYIIILAALLTLACDHKPEARTSPAPKPETQATKEPAAPPMDERCSALQQLAEMDPRTPVPLQPMMAWHQKQNMMEHLEAIQGITKALAEDDWEGVQASSKLIESSPQMAQMCQHMGAGAEGFTELALEFHKRADKIGEAAETKDTKEVLRATTHTLEACTSCHAAYKQDIVDAATWTKLTGSAHQPSMHHVH